Below is a genomic region from Campylobacter geochelonis.
TTCTTCAGATATACTATTCTTATTTTTTCTGTGATAGTTGCTATTTGAATAACTTTTATTCAAACGGTTGCAGTAATACCCCTTACTTTCAATCCAATTATATAAAATATCATTTTTTTTATTTTTACTTTCCAAAACATTAGACAAAGCAAACCTAAAACCTTTTTCGTTGGCTTCATCCAAAAATTCAAGTAAAGCTTTTTCCTCTAGTTCAGTCCACATTCCATTTTCATTATATGTTGCATTTGTAATCAAATAAGGAGGATCGCAATAAATAAAAGTCTCATTAGAAAAATCATCTAACAAAATCTCCCTAAAATCCTTCTTCATGAACTGGACATCTTTGCTTTTTAATTCCTCAGAAAATAGAACAAGCTTACTTCTCATTTTAGAATTAAAATCTCTCTTCCCTACAGGAAGATTAAACAATCCTTTTCGATTAAAACGAATTTGATTATTAAAAGAGAAAACTATCAATACATATAACATTGAGTAATCTATTTCTCCACCAAGGACTTTATCGTTAAAATCATCTCTTAACTTGAGAAATCTTTTTTTATTATATTCAGCTAAGCCTTTACTGCTATCACAATCATAATAAGAATATCCATATAAAGATGTGTTAGATAAAGCATATCTATCAATAATATTATCTATTTGTTTTAATAAAATGTTAGTATCAGTGTCTTTTATAAATTTAATTAAATCTATCAGTTTTTCATTTAAATCATTAAAAATAACCTTTGAAGAAGATGAATTTATCCCAATATTTCCTCCTCCAGCAAATAAATCTAAAAACACTTCCTTTTCAACAAATAAAGGTTGCAGCTGTTCCAATAATTTAAATTTTCCACCTGTATAATTAAAGGGACAAGATATTTTCATTTTCTTCTTTTTTTCGCTAAATACTTCGCATAAAAATAATCTTTCTTTGTTATCCTTTATATCTGATTTTCCAGTCGAAAAACTCTTATAATCCGATTCAAATATAGCAACTTCCCCCTTTTTGCTAAGAATTCTCACAATATCTTCATCTGATATTTTCGCATTCGACCTATCATTCCCCTTATCAGACATATTGTTATATGAAAGCAAGATATACTTTGTATCAGCATTTTCAATAAGTTCCTCAAAGGCTTTTGTAGCTGTAATCATGCAGTAATCGCTTTTAAGTAAAGTCCTATCCATCTTTCTTGCAATCCCATAAACTTCAGGTTTTTCCCATCTTGCTACATTTTCAAGTAAATGATATGCATCACAATACTGTCTTGAATTATACGGAGGATCCAAGTACAACAAATCACCCTTAATACTTTTTATCAGCTTATTTGAATCAAGGTTATAACAAGTATTATTAGAATTTATCGTTTCTTCAGGTAGCAAAACATTCAACACTAAAGTTTTTTCAAAGTCGGCATTTTTTCTATATGCATCATAATGTCCAACAGTATTTGCAATCTTATCCATTGCATATAGAAGTGATGTAATCAAAATCGCATATTCCTTAAAATTTATTTCTTTGTTTTTATATTTTACTTCTATATCTTCTCTTATATATCCTATCTTGCTACAATCATCAGCAGAAAAGAATGTATCTGCGAAATTTTCTCGCATATAATTATTTTCTTTTGTTTTAACTTGATTATAGTCGTATATAAGCTCAACTATCTTTTTGCTTGAATATTTTTCATATCCAAACCATGCATAATTGGAAATATAATTGCTATACAGCAAATCATTTGTGATAAGCATTTTATCCTTAAAAGTATTTGCAACTGCACCGGTTCCGCTAAAGATGTCAATAACAATATTTACACCTTTACAATTTTCATCAACTGTTTTTCGTATAAAATCAGAAAGGGAATATTTATTTCCTAAATATCTTCTATTATTTATGAATGACTGTTTTAAGCCTAATTTAGATATCAATGAATCTATATTTTCTTTATCTTGTGAACCATCTATATGCAAAACTTTTTTTATAGTTTCAACTGTACTTTCATCCCAGAAATATCTTCCTGTTTCGCTTCTCGGAATTAAAATGTTTTCTTTATCTATTAATTTATATAAATATGACTTAGAAATACCTAACTCTTTTATTACATCAGCAACATTGAGACCCGCCATCATTATTCCTTCTTGCCACATTTTTATCTATTAAGTAGACATTATAGCATATTTTTCCTGTTTTTTCTATATTTTTAGTAAAAAATACGATGCTAATTGCATCGTAAAAACCAAGCATGTCATTTATAATACTCTCCATTTATTACTATAACTCCATATCGTTATTCATACTATGACTCCGCTCAATTTTTTTATCTATTTTTCTTTTATGTTTCTTTATCACATCAATAACCGATTCCTTTTTCTTTTCAGTTTTATTTCTGTCAAGATAATCATTCATATTAACTTTCAAATGTTTCAACTCCTCATACTTTGCAGATAATGAGTTATGCTTCTTGATTATATACTCCTTTTTGAATTTATTTATTTTTAGTTTTTATTTTTATTTTTATTTTTATTTTTATCTGTTAAATTTGAGTTAGACTTACTTGAGTTTTTATCAAGGTAAATCACCTTAGATGGGTTATTCTTGTTTCTATTAATGAAAGAATCTACTGCATAGTTTTTGCTATAATCATTTGCATAGTTTATATATGCTTTTGTATCTTTAAAAGTTCCATTTTCATCAGAGCAATGCTTTGTATAATTTTCTAAATGCTTGATTTTTTGAACTATACCTTTTTTTATATAGTCTTGTTGTAAGTCATATCTTAATTTATAACCTCTATAGCATTTCTCATACGCCTCTTTTAGTTGCTCTTTTGTAGGTTGTCCAGGGACATTGTATTTAAGCATAAGTTCTAGCATAGGTTCGTAGTTGTCATATTCTGTTATCTTTTTATAGCAATCAACTGCGTATTTATTAGAACCCCAACTGCATTCAGTTGGCTTATATCCACTTTCTAAAACAACTTTTGCTGTGTCATATAAATTTGAATAAACTATGTATAAAAAAGGATTTAAACCATCACCATATCTACCTTCTCCGCACTTAAACAGAGTTATTCCTGTTTCATAACCTATCTGCATATCATAGTTATTTATAATAATCTTATCTATCTGTCTATAGAAACTAGCTACTCCTGCACCATACATTTGAACCACTGGGGTTTCTTGCATAGTTACATTATTATCAAGTAGAAATTTAACTGTGTTCGCAGAGTTTATGCTTATAGCATATGCTAGAGCATTTAGTTTATATCTATCTTTAATATGTAGGTTTGCTCCTATTTTATATAATTCCATTGTTGTATTTAAATCATTATAAAAAGAGCTATACATTATAGGAGTCTTTCCATCTACCATTTTAATATCCGCACTTAGATTATGCTCTTTTAAAAAGTTTATAACTTTATAAGTGTCTTTTTCTTGTAGTGCATTTCTTAGTGGTATAAGAGTGGAATTTGTCTCCTTATCACAATGGATATCAGAATAGCTAAACCCAAACTCATCAACCTCTTCTTGAGTTACATACTTACTAAGTCCTGGTATAGCAGAAACGTTTGTGTCTGAAGTGATTGTGAAGTTGGTTTGGTTGGTTAAATTTGGTAGTTGGTTGGTTTTATAAAGATATGCAAGTATAGTTATAAATATAACAGCTATGGTTATGATAAAATTTTTAGATGTTTGGTTCAAATTTAGTCCTTATTTTATAAAGTTATGTTTTATACCTGTTTTTATATAGAAATTTACCTTGTAATTCTACATCAATGGAATTTAAATGCTCTTTAAATTTATGTTATTTTAATGATGTTTTAATATGAATTTAAAGAGTGTTTAGATGTTGAATTTATGCTGATTTTAAATATATTTTAGTAGTATCGCCTTTAAAAAGGTGATTGTATTTTATTAGTACTTTGCTTTTGGCGCTTTATAGTTTTCTATCGCTTTTAAAAGCTCGTCAAAATCGTCTTTTATGATAACCATATCAAGGAATTTTTTACCGATAAATCCGCTATCGCTTGCAAATTTAACAAAGTCAAAAAGCTTGTCATAAAAGCCATTTATGTTTAAAAATGCGATTGGTTTTTCATGATATCCAAGTTGCGCGTGAGTCCAAACCTCAAAAACTTCTTCAAACGTTCCAAGCCCGCCTGGCAACGTTATAAACGCCTCGCACATATCGCTCATAAGGGCTTTTCGCTCATGCATAGTTTTAACTGTTATTAGGTTACTAACAGCTTCATTTCCCATCTCTTTATCGTATAAAAGCTCTGGAATTATGCCTATTATCTCGCCATTTTCCTCTAAAACTCCACTAGCAACCCCACCCATTATCCCAACTGCTCCACCACCATAAATCACAGTGTGTTTTCTGCGTGCTAAAAATGAGCCAAATTCTTTTGCTATGGCGTAAAACTCGCTGTTTCCACTACTTGAACCACAAAAAATAGTAACTCTCAAAATATATCCTTAAAAAAGTTTTATTTTAGATATAATACTTTAAATTTTCAAAAACTGCCATAAATTTAGCCGAATTTGAAAAATTTATACCAAATTTTACACTTAAATTTATGAAAGGCTTAGACAAATTTCTTCTTAAACTATGAAAAAATATCTAAATTTATTAAAATCAAACCAAACCGTTCGCCTACTATCGATAATCCAGCTTATATGCTACTTTGGCATGTGGTTTAGCCATATAGGTATTTTTACCCTTTTAATCGAGCTTAACGCCGAAGTTTGGATGATAAGCTTAACGGCTGCTATGGCGTTTATCCCAAGCGTGATTTTAGCGCCATTTAGTGGAGTGATAATCGATAAATTTAAAGCCTTGCCGCTTTTGATGATATTTATGGTTATCGAAGCGGTTACTATCTTAATGCTTCTTTTTATAAACGACCTTAGCTACTTTTGGTTTTTACAAGTTTTGGTTTTCCTTAGAATGGGAGTTGGTGGGATTTATTTTCAAGTTGAGATGAGCTTGCTTCCAAAAATTTTAAACAAAGATGAGCTAAAACTAGCTAACGAAATTCACTCGATAATCTGGGGAGTTTGCTACACAGCCGGAATGGGTTTAGCTGGAATTTTTATACACTTTTTTGGAATTTATACTTCGTTTTTGGTGGATTTTTTCATATATGTCGTTGGAATTTACCTGCTAACTCGCATAAAACTTGATGAGAAAAAAAGCGCATCAAACGTAAAAGCGATAAATATGATAAAAGAAGGTATTTTATATATCAAGTCAAATCCGCTCTTAGCAAATCTTATCTTAGTTCACGCATTTGTCGCGGTTACGGCATACGACGCGCTTATAAGCATCATGGCTGATCATCAGTATAAAGGCATTTTAAGCACAGCTTTGATAATCGGTTTAATAAACACAATGAGAGCTTTAGGACTTGTTGCTGGGCCTATACTGCTAAGTAAATTTGTAAATAACAGAACGCTTTTTTGGCTATTTTTAGGCGAGGCGGCTGGCATTGTTTTTTGGGCGGTTTTGCAGTTTAACTTCTATATAAGTTTTATCGGACTATTCTTTGCTGGGCTTTGCACATCGGTGGTTTGGTCTTATACTTATACATTAGTGCAAACGCATTGTGATAAAAAATACTACGGTAGAGTTGTTGCATATGTTGATATGATATATCTTGGAACAGCTGCCATAACCTCCCTTATGACCGGGCTTTTGTATAGTTTAGGGCTTGGAACTTTTGGTATAACAATGCTAATAGCTATATTTTTCATACTAGCGGCATTTTACTACAAATGGGTTTATAAAAAATGGCTAAGAAATGGCTAGTTTGGTTTTATTCTAGCTTTTAAATTTTGCTAAATTTTTAAAAATAACAAAGATTTATTTTGATATAAAATGCGTTGATTTTGATTTGTTTTAATCATATTATAAAGACATTTTGCCAAAAATAGTTTAAGAAATTAAGAATTTATAAATAAATATAAAAATCAAATTTAAACAAATTTAGGCATTTAATCTGCAAATTTTTTATAATATAGCGTTTAAACCTATGTTTTTGTTAAATTTAAATCACTATTTTATAAAATATCGATTTTAAACACAAATTTTTAATCCTTTTAAACTCAATTTTAAAAAACTCAACCTATACGCCCATTTTATAGTGTAAATTCTAGCAATACTTTAAGCATTTTTAAAACTTTAACTTAAATTAATAAGCTTTAAAAATATTAAATTTAAACAACCAAATCGTTTTTAAAATATTAAGAAATATATAAATTTAAACACTTTAAAATGCATTTCGCACAATCTTAAAGCTCATAAAATAAAATTCAAATGGTGAAATTTAAAAAATTTCCTAGTGAATTTAGTGTCATCAAAGCTCTAAAATTTAGGAGATTAAAAAGAAAAAGTATTTAAATTTAACTTTTAATAAAATGCAATAAATACAGCATTTAAAATCTTTTTAAACTGTTAATTATAAAATCCTTGACAGCAAATTTGCAAAATCAAGGATTTTAATTAAATTTTAATGAGCTTTTGCGTTAAAATTTTAAAATGTTAAATTTTAAATCGCAAGTCAAATTTATGCCAAAGTATTTTTAACGATAACGCCATCTTTTATAATAACTTTAAATGTATCTTCATATTTTGACAAGACAAATATATCTTTTAATGGATCGCCATCGATTAAAATCAAGTCCGCATAAGCGTCATTTTTAACTCGACCAAGTTCATGCTCACCGTAAGGATCGCGGTTTTTACTCATTTTAAACAACTCACAGTTGTTACTTGTCGCAAGTCGCAAAGTCTCAAGCTCGCCAATCTCACTAGCAAACAGACATAACATAAAATTTTGTCCTTTTGCTTGAGCTGGATTAAACAAACAATCCGTTCCAAAAGCAAACCTACAGTTGTGCTTTTTAGCGTATTTTACGGCATTTCTCCATGCTTTGTTAAGGATAGCTCCTTTTGGGCTTTTTGGTGCTGGGCTAAACTCATTATACTCAAACGGTTGAAGCGACAACCATGCTTTATCTTTTGCCATTCTAGCGACTGTTTTTTCGCTAACTAACTGTCCGTGTTCGATAGATTTAACACCGCCATCAAGCGCTCTATTTATACCATTATCATCATAAACATGCGCACAAACATAAGTTCCCCAATCACTCGCCGCATCAACAGCTGCTTTTATCTCATCTACTCTAAACTGAATGCTATCGAGTGGATCAAAAGCGCTGATAACACCACCGCCAACGCCGATTTTAATCTGACTTGCGCCTTTTTTAAGCTGCTGTCTAACCGCGCGAAGAACCTCTGGAACGCCATCGGCGACTTTAAATTCGCCCATTCGCTCTAAAATTCCACTACACTCGCAACATCCATCTGTATTTGCAGTAACTGGCGTAAAGTCGCCATGACCGCTAGTTTGAGAGATAAACGCACCACTTGGATAAATTCTAGGACCATATATAATGCCCGAATCAATCGCAGTTTTTATCCCAAAAACAGCTCCCGCCATATCTCTAACTGTGGTAAATCCTCGCATAACTGTATCGCGCGCACCGTTGATTGCGTTTGCGTAAAAAAGACCAGGATCTGGCAAGTTTACACTATCAAGCTCTGAGGCTGCAAACATCACGTGCCAGTGCGCATCTGTTAGTCCAGGCATAAGAAATTTGCCTTTTGCATCGATTATGGTAGTATCTTTTAGTGTAGTTTCATCTATTTTGTCGGCTACGTTTTTGATGATGTTGTTCTCTATAAGCACATCTTTTGCGCCTTTTAGTAAATTTACC
It encodes:
- a CDS encoding Dam family site-specific DNA-(adenine-N6)-methyltransferase gives rise to the protein MAGLNVADVIKELGISKSYLYKLIDKENILIPRSETGRYFWDESTVETIKKVLHIDGSQDKENIDSLISKLGLKQSFINNRRYLGNKYSLSDFIRKTVDENCKGVNIVIDIFSGTGAVANTFKDKMLITNDLLYSNYISNYAWFGYEKYSSKKIVELIYDYNQVKTKENNYMRENFADTFFSADDCSKIGYIREDIEVKYKNKEINFKEYAILITSLLYAMDKIANTVGHYDAYRKNADFEKTLVLNVLLPEETINSNNTCYNLDSNKLIKSIKGDLLYLDPPYNSRQYCDAYHLLENVARWEKPEVYGIARKMDRTLLKSDYCMITATKAFEELIENADTKYILLSYNNMSDKGNDRSNAKISDEDIVRILSKKGEVAIFESDYKSFSTGKSDIKDNKERLFLCEVFSEKKKKMKISCPFNYTGGKFKLLEQLQPLFVEKEVFLDLFAGGGNIGINSSSSKVIFNDLNEKLIDLIKFIKDTDTNILLKQIDNIIDRYALSNTSLYGYSYYDCDSSKGLAEYNKKRFLKLRDDFNDKVLGGEIDYSMLYVLIVFSFNNQIRFNRKGLFNLPVGKRDFNSKMRSKLVLFSEELKSKDVQFMKKDFREILLDDFSNETFIYCDPPYLITNATYNENGMWTELEEKALLEFLDEANEKGFRFALSNVLESKNKKNDILYNWIESKGYYCNRLNKSYSNSNYHRKNKNSISEEVLITNYPVDWRNE
- a CDS encoding ankyrin repeat domain-containing protein, which encodes MNQTSKNFIITIAVIFITILAYLYKTNQLPNLTNQTNFTITSDTNVSAIPGLSKYVTQEEVDEFGFSYSDIHCDKETNSTLIPLRNALQEKDTYKVINFLKEHNLSADIKMVDGKTPIMYSSFYNDLNTTMELYKIGANLHIKDRYKLNALAYAISINSANTVKFLLDNNVTMQETPVVQMYGAGVASFYRQIDKIIINNYDMQIGYETGITLFKCGEGRYGDGLNPFLYIVYSNLYDTAKVVLESGYKPTECSWGSNKYAVDCYKKITEYDNYEPMLELMLKYNVPGQPTKEQLKEAYEKCYRGYKLRYDLQQDYIKKGIVQKIKHLENYTKHCSDENGTFKDTKAYINYANDYSKNYAVDSFINRNKNNPSKVIYLDKNSSKSNSNLTDKNKNKNKNKN
- a CDS encoding TIGR00730 family Rossman fold protein, translated to MRVTIFCGSSSGNSEFYAIAKEFGSFLARRKHTVIYGGGAVGIMGGVASGVLEENGEIIGIIPELLYDKEMGNEAVSNLITVKTMHERKALMSDMCEAFITLPGGLGTFEEVFEVWTHAQLGYHEKPIAFLNINGFYDKLFDFVKFASDSGFIGKKFLDMVIIKDDFDELLKAIENYKAPKAKY
- a CDS encoding MFS transporter: MKKYLNLLKSNQTVRLLSIIQLICYFGMWFSHIGIFTLLIELNAEVWMISLTAAMAFIPSVILAPFSGVIIDKFKALPLLMIFMVIEAVTILMLLFINDLSYFWFLQVLVFLRMGVGGIYFQVEMSLLPKILNKDELKLANEIHSIIWGVCYTAGMGLAGIFIHFFGIYTSFLVDFFIYVVGIYLLTRIKLDEKKSASNVKAINMIKEGILYIKSNPLLANLILVHAFVAVTAYDALISIMADHQYKGILSTALIIGLINTMRALGLVAGPILLSKFVNNRTLFWLFLGEAAGIVFWAVLQFNFYISFIGLFFAGLCTSVVWSYTYTLVQTHCDKKYYGRVVAYVDMIYLGTAAITSLMTGLLYSLGLGTFGITMLIAIFFILAAFYYKWVYKKWLRNG
- a CDS encoding metal-dependent hydrolase family protein, whose product is MNRREVLKGLGALGGVLLLNENLLAKEQTQKLILIKNAQVFDGVNLLKGAKDVLIENNIIKNVADKIDETTLKDTTIIDAKGKFLMPGLTDAHWHVMFAASELDSVNLPDPGLFYANAINGARDTVMRGFTTVRDMAGAVFGIKTAIDSGIIYGPRIYPSGAFISQTSGHGDFTPVTANTDGCCECSGILERMGEFKVADGVPEVLRAVRQQLKKGASQIKIGVGGGVISAFDPLDSIQFRVDEIKAAVDAASDWGTYVCAHVYDDNGINRALDGGVKSIEHGQLVSEKTVARMAKDKAWLSLQPFEYNEFSPAPKSPKGAILNKAWRNAVKYAKKHNCRFAFGTDCLFNPAQAKGQNFMLCLFASEIGELETLRLATSNNCELFKMSKNRDPYGEHELGRVKNDAYADLILIDGDPLKDIFVLSKYEDTFKVIIKDGVIVKNTLA